ATATCTGTCATCATGGGCCACAGCCAGGACAGACCAAAGGGCTCTCCAGGTGCCAGTCAGAACGCCTGGCTCAGGCCATCAGGAGCTGGTTACCCCATTCCACCCCCAGCCCTGCATGCATGGTCCAGCCATTGTCTTTAGGGtaaacaggcagaagaaaaagtgGAGGACCGAGCTGGGGCTTTGGGCTCCTCTAGGTACCTTCTGAGAGCTTTGACAAGCCAGAAAGAAGCTACCGGGTTGAGGGCGCTGGTTTCTGGACGCAGGAGAGACATGTTTGCTGAGGATATCAGCTGGCTCTTACCTCCTGGCTTCCTCTTCTACAAACACACCCATTCCTTGGAGGTTTGCAACACAGTGCGAGGTGGGTCCCCAAGAGGCATCAGACTGGTGTACTCATCAGGGGCTAGCTACAGAAGGGACACCGATTTAGGGCAGAGAGCTCAGCTAGACCCGCCAGGCCCTGCAGCCACACAGTCTCACCTGGTAGGCCTGGAAGACGCTGAGCAGATCCTTCATACCAGCTGTGTATGGCATACCCGGCATGCGGACCAAGGCTCCTGGCTGGGATAACACTGAGGTGGGAGCAGAGGCCAGGGCAGCAGTGGGTGTGGTGAGGTAGCCCACAGTGGTGGGGGAGACTGGAGGGCTAAGGGTGAGAGAGTCAAGGTTTAGTCATGCATACCATCTGTGGACTAGACTGAGACCTGTTTCCCTCCTCCCTTGCTTCTGCCTTGTGCTTAGTTCAGTTCCTTCTCCCTGAAGCCCCAGGACCTGGCTGATGGCATCTATAAAACAGATCAAAGAGATCTATTTTATAGATGGCACCAGCCACCTCCTACCTTATTTTCGTGATCTCAAGTTATCTGGCCCAGAAAGGGGATTGTGACCTTTCCCCAGATTGGGACAGGGAACGGGACTGTGGTGTTCTCTTAGCTGTAGGGTACCTTGGGTAGTAGGCTGTGTAGTTCAGGTAGAGTTGAGTGGCTGGACCTGGGTAGTAGGCAAcaggggtgggggcagcaggCACCCTGGCAGCCGGGAGCAGTGCTGAAGATGGGTATAGAGCTGCTGTCTCCGTGGGAATGAGGGTTGGGGTGGCTTGGAAGGTGGCGTAGGTAGGTGGTGAGAGGCCTAGAGACAGAAGTAGAAAGTGCACGTGTATGGAGCCCAGCAGTACCCTGGGGCtggctctctctgcctctctatTCCTCATGAGAGGGACAGGGGGAGGTAGAACATTAGGATCTTTACTCAGAGGCTCAGATGGATGCTTCATTCTCCCAGGAGTCATACATTGAAGGTACCAgaacttccattttaaaaaagaaagcaagcctgCTGTAGACTTATCAGCCCCAAAATATCTGGGGCAGCTAGAAAGGATTCCCCGCTAAAGAAGGTAGGGGCCTACAACAGCCTGGATCCCATAggcctccttccccagcccctggggcACTCACAGGGCAGCTTGCAGGGCGGAGGGGACATGCCACTGCGGCCCAAGGTGCCCCCCATCAGCACACGGCTCATCTCCTCTGTGGAACAGGGGACCACCTCCACGTAGCGCTCCTTCATCACCTTCTTATGGCAACGCTGAGCAGCAGCTAGGGCTCGCTCTGCTGATGTCATCTGGATGAAGGCATCACCCGATGGCCGGCCCTGTGCATACCATCTTGTGAGCAGTTTGTCGTGTGTAAGAGTGCCTTACCCCTAACACACACATTCCTTCCTATTTATGTTTCCCCCACTGCTCAATAAGCAGTGGCCTTACCTGCTGGTTGAGCACCATGTGCACACCGTGGGGCTGGATGTCAGCTGCTGCCTCCCCGAGAAAACTCAGGATGTCTTCAATAGTGGCTGTGTAGGGCAGGCCTCGGAGGCGAACACAATCCCTCCCGGTCCCAGCTGCCAGTGCGAAGGGGATGGGCAGCAGTGGGGCAGTCAGTGTGGGAAGGAGTGGGCCAGATGCATAGCGGTTCAGGACCTAGTAAAGAAAGCAACAGGCTGGTCATGCCAAGTAGGGCAGGGGCACAGAGACCCGCCCTAGAGTAACAGTACATCTGGGTGGGGAGCCCTGGGTGCTCACCTGCTGCACCTCCGCTGCAGTGCTCCGGAAGAGTTCGATGTATCGCTTACCCAGCATGCCCTTGTGCCTGCGCAGTGCAGCCTGTGCCAGCTCCTCACAAGCAAAGAGAGCAAAGGCATCACCAGTCGGCCGGCCGTCAGGGTGGCGCACAAAGAGCAGCCCTTCGGCACCCCCAGTCACTGGGCACTCTGGCCCCAGGAAGCCTAGCACATCTGTTGGCCCAGCCGAGAAGGGCAGTCCCCGCAGCCGCAGGATCACTTGGTCTTCCCGTGACAAGAAACGAGCCACCTCTAGTGATGTGCCTGTGTGGGGGACATGGGAGTCACCCGCTGACTTCACCCATGCTCCTCCAGACACTCACCCATGCAGGGGAGCAGGCAGGCAAGGGGTTGTAGGAAGTGGGATATGGATCAAGAACCAGGGAGCCAGGCCCTGTTTGGGGTACACTCACCCCCTGCGATCTTTACGAACTCCTCCCCTGTCGCTTTATACACCTGTGGGTACATAGAGAGCAGCCCATTGGTCTCAGGCCTGGCTTAGATTGGCCCTGCTCCGCTCCCAGCCCAAAGCCCTACCTCAATATAGCGGACGCCCATGTGGTGCTTGTGTCTCTGCAGCGCTAAGTCCCGCTGCTCGCTGTCCACAAAGCGGATGAGGGCCTCGCCATTTCTGCGGCCCTGGGCATTGAGGCAGAGCGCTACACCACCCCTGTGGAGCCAGTGCTGTTAGTGCCTCCTGGGTAGGCCTGTCCATTTGGGCCCACCCACCCCGCCACACCCACCTGGCCACATTGAGCCCTTTGAAGAAGCGAGCCACGTCCTGGTCTGATGACTGCCAGGGCAACCCACGAGCCCGTACCACAGTCTCACTGTCCACCACATCAGCCTTGCTGCTGTAGGGGCAGGACACAGTGTCAGAGCTGTCCAGCTGTTGTCACACCCAACCCCTGCTCCCACACTCACCAAGGCCCTGTTTCATATTTCCGCTTTATCACCTCAGGCTTCGAAAACAATTGACCTGAGAAAAGATGGGTGTGGGggtcagcagggtgtggtggagtgGGGGATTCTCCCCACCAAGCTCTGCAAAAAGAGGACAGTTGAGGGAGATGAAtgacaggccaggcgcagtggcctataatcccagcactttgggagaccaaggtgggtggatcatttgaggtcaggagttcaagaccagcctggccaatatggtgaaaccctgcctctactaaaaatacaaaaattagctgggcgtggtggtgggtgcttgtaatcccagctactctgggggatgaggcaggagaatcacttgaactggggaagtggaggttgcagtgagctgagattgcaccactgtactccaggctgggctaaagagagggactccatctcaaaaaaaaaaagaaaaaagacagaggcTTCCCCCTGTGGTCTCTTACAGAAGGTTACAAGTGGGGAGGAGTAATAGGCAGGCATTCACCATCCCTGAGAACAGGTGACAGGCAGTGAGGGAAACCTTACTGCTGGGCTCTTTGAGTAGATGGAGGATAACAGCTACCATTGTCTTCACTTCCCAGACCCCAAAGTCATCCTCTGTGGCATCTGTCTCCAGTCCTAAATCTATGGGCAGAAAAGTGACAGCGAAGATATCTTACTTAGCCGTAAGCACTAATCCTGTTCACCCCAGGGCCCAAATCCCCTTCATAGACACATGCTAGAGACCAGCATACACATTTGGCCCAGTTCATGTGTACACTTACAGGTCCCCAGCTCAGACATAGATAAGACACATACCCACATTCCAAAATCACTCTAGCACAGACACAAAGACATAGATACACTCAGGGACTTAGCACATAATGCAGACTTATATGTGTCCATATGGTGGGTTACCCACCAGCACTGGCATTCTCAGACACATTTACCCACAGTGGCTCCTCCACCCTAACCCTGCTGGGTCACAGATACCCTTCGCCATGGTGGCCACAGTGAGGTCCCTGGCAGGGCAGGTGCTTGGGTGCTGCATATGGAACTCTCTTCGGAGGTTGTAGAAGGAGAAGAAGGTGTCGGGGAGCACCAGGTTCTGGGGGCACATAGGAATGGGGATGAGTGCCCTGCCCACCCTCAGGACAACAGGAGTCCTGGAAACCTTACTGCCCCCGCCCCAGCCCAGTTTTCCCTCAAGGGCATACCTTCCTGGAGGCCTCTGGGTGCAGGACCTGTCGCAATAGCTGCTGCCCATCAGTGCAGAGCACGTAGGGGCCCCCGCCCAGCAGAGCCACATCCCCGTTCACCAGCTGTGAGAACTGGGGatagggagtggggagagagaaacacacagaCTCACAGCTGGGCAGGCAGGAagtgaaggtgggaggaggaaggaggcaggcTGCAAAGCTGGTTCAGCCAGATGTTCAGCCCTATCCTGCCTGGGAAGAAGAGGCCACGCCTGTTGAGCCTAGCCCTGtgtcccttccccccaccccctaatCCTGTTCCAGTCCACT
The Callithrix jacchus isolate 240 chromosome 20, calJac240_pri, whole genome shotgun sequence genome window above contains:
- the ESRP2 gene encoding epithelial splicing regulatory protein 2 isoform X5 — encoded protein: MTPPPPPPPGPDPAADSAVDPCPGLGSLVVLFGATAGALGRDLGSDETDLILLVWQVVEPRSRQVGTLHKSLVRAEAAALSPQCREASGLSADSLARAEPLDKVLQQFSQLVNGDVALLGGGPYVLCTDGQQLLRQVLHPEASRKNLVLPDTFFSFYNLRREFHMQHPSTCPARDLTVATMAKDLGLETDATEDDFGVWEVKTMVAVILHLLKEPSSQLFSKPEVIKRKYETGPCKADVVDSETVVRARGLPWQSSDQDVARFFKGLNVARGGVALCLNAQGRRNGEALIRFVDSEQRDLALQRHKHHMGVRYIEVYKATGEEFVKIAGGTSLEVARFLSREDQVILRLRGLPFSAGPTDVLGFLGPECPVTGGAEGLLFVRHPDGRPTGDAFALFACEELAQAALRRHKGMLGKRYIELFRSTAAEVQQVLNRYASGPLLPTLTAPLLPIPFALAAGTGRDCVRLRGLPYTATIEDILSFLGEAAADIQPHGVHMVLNQQGRPSGDAFIQMTSAERALAAAQRCHKKVMKERYVEVVPCSTEEMSRVLMGGTLGRSGMSPPPCKLPSLQSPPPLWATSPHPLLPWPLLPPQCYPSQEPWSACRVCHTQLV
- the ESRP2 gene encoding epithelial splicing regulatory protein 2 isoform X3 → MTPPPPPPPGPDPAADSAVDPCPGLGSLVVLFGATAGALGRDLGSDETDLILLVWQVVEPRSRQVGTLHKSLVRAEAAALSPQCREASGLSADSLARAEPLDKVLQQFSQLVNGDVALLGGGPYVLCTDGQQLLRQVLHPEASRKNLVLPDTFFSFYNLRREFHMQHPSTCPARDLTVATMAKDLGLETDATEDDFGVWEVKTMVAVILHLLKEPSSQLFSKPEVIKRKYETGPWGGVALCLNAQGRRNGEALIRFVDSEQRDLALQRHKHHMGVRYIEVYKATGEEFVKIAGGTSLEVARFLSREDQVILRLRGLPFSAGPTDVLGFLGPECPVTGGAEGLLFVRHPDGRPTGDAFALFACEELAQAALRRHKGMLGKRYIELFRSTAAEVQQVLNRYASGPLLPTLTAPLLPIPFALAAGTGRDCVRLRGLPYTATIEDILSFLGEAAADIQPHGVHMVLNQQGRPSGDAFIQMTSAERALAAAQRCHKKVMKERYVEVVPCSTEEMSRVLMGGTLGRSGMSPPPCKLPCLSPPTYATFQATPTLIPTETAALYPSSALLPAARVPAAPTPVAYYPGPATQLYLNYTAYYPSPPVSPTTVGYLTTPTAALASAPTSVLSQPGALVRMPGMPYTAGMKDLLSVFQAYQLAPDEYTSLMPLGDPPRTVLQTSKEWVCL
- the ESRP2 gene encoding epithelial splicing regulatory protein 2 isoform X6; protein product: MTPPPPPPPGPDPAADSAVDPCPGLGSLVVLFGATAGALGRDLGSDETDLILLVWQVVEPRSRQVGTLHKSLVRAEAAALSPQCREASGLSADSLARAEPLDKVLQQFSQLVNGDVALLGGGPYVLCTDGQQLLRQVLHPEASRKNLVLPDTFFSFYNLRREFHMQHPSTCPARDLTVATMAKDLGLETDATEDDFGVWEVKTMVAVILHLLKEPSSQLFSKPEVIKRKYETGPWGGVALCLNAQGRRNGEALIRFVDSEQRDLALQRHKHHMGVRYIEVYKATGEEFVKIAGGTSLEVARFLSREDQVILRLRGLPFSAGPTDVLGFLGPECPVTGGAEGLLFVRHPDGRPTGDAFALFACEELAQAALRRHKGMLGKRYIELFRSTAAEVQQVLNRYASGPLLPTLTAPLLPIPFALAAGTGRDCVRLRGLPYTATIEDILSFLGEAAADIQPHGVHMVLNQQGRPSGDAFIQMTSAERALAAAQRCHKKVMKERYVEVVPCSTEEMSRVLMGGTLGRSGMSPPPCKLPSLQSPPPLWATSPHPLLPWPLLPPQCYPSQEPWSACRVCHTQLV
- the ESRP2 gene encoding epithelial splicing regulatory protein 2 isoform X1, with amino-acid sequence MTPPPPPPPGPDPAADSAVDPCPGLGSLVVLFGATAGALGRDLGSDETDLILLVWQVVEPRSRQVGTLHKSLVRAEAAALSPQCREASGLSADSLARAEPLDKVLQQFSQLVNGDVALLGGGPYVLCTDGQQLLRQVLHPEASRKNLVLPDTFFSFYNLRREFHMQHPSTCPARDLTVATMAKDLGLETDATEDDFGVWEVKTMVAVILHLLKEPSSQLFSKPEVIKRKYETGPCSKADVVDSETVVRARGLPWQSSDQDVARFFKGLNVARGGVALCLNAQGRRNGEALIRFVDSEQRDLALQRHKHHMGVRYIEVYKATGEEFVKIAGGTSLEVARFLSREDQVILRLRGLPFSAGPTDVLGFLGPECPVTGGAEGLLFVRHPDGRPTGDAFALFACEELAQAALRRHKGMLGKRYIELFRSTAAEVQQVLNRYASGPLLPTLTAPLLPIPFALAAGTGRDCVRLRGLPYTATIEDILSFLGEAAADIQPHGVHMVLNQQGRPSGDAFIQMTSAERALAAAQRCHKKVMKERYVEVVPCSTEEMSRVLMGGTLGRSGMSPPPCKLPCLSPPTYATFQATPTLIPTETAALYPSSALLPAARVPAAPTPVAYYPGPATQLYLNYTAYYPSPPVSPTTVGYLTTPTAALASAPTSVLSQPGALVRMPGMPYTAGMKDLLSVFQAYQLAPDEYTSLMPLGDPPRTVLQTSKEWVCL
- the ESRP2 gene encoding epithelial splicing regulatory protein 2 isoform X4, whose translation is MTPPPPPPPGPDPAADSAVDPCPGLGSLVVLFGATAGALGRDLGSDETDLILLVWQVVEPRSRQVGTLHKSLVRAEAAALSPQCREASGLSADSLARAEPLDKVLQQFSQLVNGDVALLGGGPYVLCTDGQQLLRQVLHPEASRKNLVLPDTFFSFYNLRREFHMQHPSTCPARDLTVATMAKDLGLETDATEDDFGVWEVKTMVAVILHLLKEPSSQLFSKPEVIKRKYETGPCSKADVVDSETVVRARGLPWQSSDQDVARFFKGLNVARGGVALCLNAQGRRNGEALIRFVDSEQRDLALQRHKHHMGVRYIEVYKATGEEFVKIAGGTSLEVARFLSREDQVILRLRGLPFSAGPTDVLGFLGPECPVTGGAEGLLFVRHPDGRPTGDAFALFACEELAQAALRRHKGMLGKRYIELFRSTAAEVQQVLNRYASGPLLPTLTAPLLPIPFALAAGTGRDCVRLRGLPYTATIEDILSFLGEAAADIQPHGVHMVLNQQGRPSGDAFIQMTSAERALAAAQRCHKKVMKERYVEVVPCSTEEMSRVLMGGTLGRSGMSPPPCKLPSLQSPPPLWATSPHPLLPWPLLPPQCYPSQEPWSACRVCHTQLV
- the ESRP2 gene encoding epithelial splicing regulatory protein 2 isoform X2, encoding MTPPPPPPPGPDPAADSAVDPCPGLGSLVVLFGATAGALGRDLGSDETDLILLVWQVVEPRSRQVGTLHKSLVRAEAAALSPQCREASGLSADSLARAEPLDKVLQQFSQLVNGDVALLGGGPYVLCTDGQQLLRQVLHPEASRKNLVLPDTFFSFYNLRREFHMQHPSTCPARDLTVATMAKDLGLETDATEDDFGVWEVKTMVAVILHLLKEPSSQLFSKPEVIKRKYETGPCKADVVDSETVVRARGLPWQSSDQDVARFFKGLNVARGGVALCLNAQGRRNGEALIRFVDSEQRDLALQRHKHHMGVRYIEVYKATGEEFVKIAGGTSLEVARFLSREDQVILRLRGLPFSAGPTDVLGFLGPECPVTGGAEGLLFVRHPDGRPTGDAFALFACEELAQAALRRHKGMLGKRYIELFRSTAAEVQQVLNRYASGPLLPTLTAPLLPIPFALAAGTGRDCVRLRGLPYTATIEDILSFLGEAAADIQPHGVHMVLNQQGRPSGDAFIQMTSAERALAAAQRCHKKVMKERYVEVVPCSTEEMSRVLMGGTLGRSGMSPPPCKLPCLSPPTYATFQATPTLIPTETAALYPSSALLPAARVPAAPTPVAYYPGPATQLYLNYTAYYPSPPVSPTTVGYLTTPTAALASAPTSVLSQPGALVRMPGMPYTAGMKDLLSVFQAYQLAPDEYTSLMPLGDPPRTVLQTSKEWVCL